TTGTTTTTGAGGAACTTCTCCTCCATTTCCCTTGCCTTTTCCTCGTCGACGTTGGCCTGTATCTTGTCAATCAGGGATAGGACGTCGCCCAGGCCTAGTATCCTTCCGGCGACCCTGTCGGGATAGAATACCTCTAGGCCGTCTGGCTTCTCAGAAACACCGATGAACTTAACGGGTTTTCCAGTTACATGTCTTATAGAGAGAATCACACCACCCCTGGCGTCGCCGTCGAGTTTGGTGACAACAAAACCGGACAGTTCAAGCGCTTCATTGAAGGCCTTGGCAGAATTAACGGCGTCCTGACCGGTCATCGCGTCAACCACCATGAGTATTTCGTCGGGCTTCACCAGCGCGGCTATCTCTTTCAATTCACTCATCATTGTATCGTCTATGTGTAACCTGCCTGCCGTATCGAGTATCACGACATCGTTGATATTTTTTATCGCCTGTTGCATCGCCTCTTTGACGATTACCACAGGGTTCCTGCGATCTCCGGTGAACACCGGAATATCTATTTGTTTTCCTAGCTGGACCAGCTGGTCAATAGCAGCCGGTCTGTAAACGTCTGCAGCCACCAAAAGAGGCTTCTTGCCTTCTTTTCGAAGGAGAGTTGCAAGTTTTGCCGAGGTGGTCGTTTTACCGCTCCCCTGGAGACCCACCATCATTATCCTGGCGGGTTGGCTGGATAATCTCAGCGGTGAGGATCTTTCCCCCAGCATGTTTATAAGCTCGTCTCTGACTATTTTTATGAACTGCTGATCCGGTGAAAAGGATTTCAAAACCTCTTCGCCGAGGGATTTTTCCGTTACACCGTTGATGAACTCTTTCACGACTTTGTAGTTGACGTCGGCTTCCAGGAGTGAAAGCTTCACCTGTTTTACTGCTTCTTCTATATTTTTCTCGGATATCCTTCCCTTTCCACTTAGCAGCCTGAAAGCTCTGCCAAGTTTATCCTGGAGATTCTCAAACATCCAAACACCTCCGCAGCTTGAAAAGTATACTACGAGGTTCCCTTCGATTGTTTAATTTATACAAACATCGAAGGTGATAATACTCACCTATAATTAATTTCTGGTTACTATAATGAAATCAATAAACCTAACTAATCCATAAAATCTTTGGGACGAAGAGAATGCTTTGTATAGATATCAAAACTCCGAATTCTATGATCAACGATTAGAAAGCAAATCAGCAGATATGGACTTACTAATTTCATTTATTTGGATTCAGTTTTTTGTAACAATCACGGCAGACTGCTATGTATTTGTCCATTCCTCCCACGTCGATTTCACTATCAATATGGTTGGAAGTCCTGTGCGTGACTGTCGCGTTGTACTCTCCACACACATGGCAGACCGCTTTCTTCTTCACAACTTCGTCGGCTATGGCCATAAGACTGGCCGTTATTGCGAAAGGGCGGTGCTTGTAACTCATATCCAGACCCACGCAGAAGACGTCAATTCCATCGAAGATTATCTGCTGAACTACCTCCAGCAATTGCGGATCAAAAAAGTTCACTTCGTCTATGAATACGGCATCGAGCCTGCCACTCTCTGCCTCGACAGCCCTCGTGACTTCGGCAGAGCTTTTTACATTCACCGCGAGAAC
This portion of the Mesotoga infera genome encodes:
- the ffh gene encoding signal recognition particle protein, with the protein product MFENLQDKLGRAFRLLSGKGRISEKNIEEAVKQVKLSLLEADVNYKVVKEFINGVTEKSLGEEVLKSFSPDQQFIKIVRDELINMLGERSSPLRLSSQPARIMMVGLQGSGKTTTSAKLATLLRKEGKKPLLVAADVYRPAAIDQLVQLGKQIDIPVFTGDRRNPVVIVKEAMQQAIKNINDVVILDTAGRLHIDDTMMSELKEIAALVKPDEILMVVDAMTGQDAVNSAKAFNEALELSGFVVTKLDGDARGGVILSIRHVTGKPVKFIGVSEKPDGLEVFYPDRVAGRILGLGDVLSLIDKIQANVDEEKAREMEEKFLKNKFDLEDFLDQLREIKKMGSIADILEMIPGAPKDVDLAGSEKSMKRTEAIIHSMTLKERRNPKLLNYSRKQRVARGSGTTIQDVNKLLKSYDQMKDMMKQFNRKGKLRKGIKGFPF
- a CDS encoding thymidine kinase; translated protein: MAGKLTVVVGPMYSGKTSTLLSMVEIYTLGRKNIKVFKPLIDNRYSTDHVVSHTGQKVLAVNVKSSAEVTRAVEAESGRLDAVFIDEVNFFDPQLLEVVQQIIFDGIDVFCVGLDMSYKHRPFAITASLMAIADEVVKKKAVCHVCGEYNATVTHRTSNHIDSEIDVGGMDKYIAVCRDCYKKLNPNK